In Corvus cornix cornix isolate S_Up_H32 chromosome 4A, ASM73873v5, whole genome shotgun sequence, one genomic interval encodes:
- the STAG2 gene encoding cohesin subunit SA-2 isoform X1, with amino-acid sequence MIAAPEIPTDFTLLQESETHFSSDTDFEDIEGKNQKQGKGKTCKKGKKGPAEKGKSGNGGGKPGGPNRMNGHHQQNGVENMMLFEVVKMGKSAMQSVVDDWIESYKHDRDIALLDLINFFIQCSGCKGVVTAEMFRHMQNSEIIRKMTEEFDEDSGDYPLTMAGPQWKKFKSSFCEFIGVLVRQCQYSIIYDEYMMDTVISLLTGLSDSQVRAFRHTSTLAAMKLMTALVNVALNLSINMDNTQRQYEAERNKIIGKRANDRLELLLQKRKELQENQDEIENMMNAIFKGVFVHRYRDAIAEIRAICIEEIGIWMKMYSDAFLNDSYLKYVGWTMHDKQGEVRLKCLTALQGLYYNKELNSKLELFTSRFKDRIVSMTLDKEYDVAVQAIKLLTLVLQSSEEVLTAEDCENVYHLVYSAHRPVAVAAGEFLYKKLFSRRDAEDDGILKRRGRQSPNANLVKTLVFFFLESELHEHAAYLVDSMWDCATDLLKDWECMNSLLLEEPLNGEEPLTDRQESALIEIMLCTIRQAAECHPPVGRGTGKRVLTAKEKKTQLDDRTKITELFAVALPQLLAKYSVDAEKVTNLLQLPQYFDLEIYTTGRLEKHLDALLRQIRDIVEKHTDIDVLEACSKTYHALCNEEFTIFNRVDIARSQLIDELADKFNRLLEDFLQEGEEPDEDDAYQVLSTLKRITAFHNAHDLSRWDLFGCNYKLLKTGIENGDMPEQIVIHALQCTHYVILWQLAKVTESSSTKEDLLRLKKQMRVFCQICQHYLTNVNTAVKEQAFTILCDVLMIFSHQIMTGGRDMLEPLVYTPDSSLQSELLSFILDHVFIDQDDDNNSADGQQDDEASKIEALHKRRNLLAAFCKLIVYTVVEMNTAADIFKQYMKYYNDYGDIIKETMSKTRQIDKIQCAKTLILSLQQLFNEMIQENGYNFDRSSPTFSGIKELARRFALTFGLDQLKTREAIAMLHKDGIEFAFKEPNPQGESHPPLNLAFLDILSEFSSKLLRQDKRTVYVYLEKFMTFQMSLRREDVWLPLMSYRNSLLAGGDDDTMSVISGISSRGSTVRNKKTKPATGKRKVPEAEESSSSDSMWLNREQSMHTPVMMQTPQLTSTIMREPKRLRPDENYMGVYPMQPEHHQPPLDYNTQVTWMLAQRQQEEAARQQQERAAMNYVKLRSNLQHAIRRGTSLMEDDEEPIVEDVMMSSEGRIEDLNEGMDFDTMDIDLPPSKNRRERTELKPDFFDPASIMDESVLGVSMF; translated from the exons ACctgtaaaaaaggaaaaaaaggaccagcagagaaggggaaaagtgGAAACGGAGGAGGGAAACCTGGTGGTCCAAATCGGATGAATGGACATCACCAACAGAATGGTGTGGAAAACATGATGCTCTTTGAAGTAGTTAAAATGGGCAAGAGTGCTATGCAG tctgtAGTGGATGACTGGATAGAGTCATACAAACATGACAGAGATATAGCACTTCTTGATCTCATTAACTTCTTTATTCAGTGTTCAGGCTGCAAAG GAGTTGTCACAGCAGAGATGTTCCGACATATGCAGAATTCTGAAATAATCCGAAAAATGACTGAAGAATTTGATGAG GATAGTGGAGATTATCCACTAACTATGGCTGGCCCCCAGTGGAAGAAGTTCAAATCCAGTTTTTGTGAGTTCATTGGAGTACTCGTCCGACAATGTCAATATAGCATCATATATGATGAATATATGATGGATACTGTCATTTCACTGCTTACGGGGCTGTCAGACTCACAAGTCAGAGCGTTTCGGCACACTAGCACACTGGCAG CCATGAAACTGATGACTGCTTTAGTGAATGTGGCATTAAATCTAAGTATTAACATGGACAACACACAGCGGCAGTATGAAGCAGAACGAAATAAAATAATTGGGAAACGAGCTAATGATAGGCTGGAACTCTTActacagaagagaaaggag CTTCAAGAAAATCAGgatgaaatagaaaacatgATGAATGCAATATTTAAAGGTGTTTTTGTGCATAGATACCG AGATGCAATTGCTGAAATAAGAGCCATCTGCATTGAGGAGATTGGAATATGGATGAAAATGTATAGTGATGCCTTTCTCAATGACAGCTACTTAAAATACGTGGGATGGACTATGCATGACAAG caaGGAGAAGTAAGACTCAAATGCCTAACTGCGTTGCAAGGGCTTTACTATAATAAGGAGCTTAATTCCAAATTGGAGCTCTTCACCAGTCGGTTCAAG GACAGAATTGTGTCTATGACTCTTGACAAAGAATATGATGTTGCAGTCCAAGCAATAAAATTACTCACTCTTGTTTTACA GAGTAGTGAAGAAGTTCTGACTGCAGAAGACTGTGAAAATGTCTACCACCTGGTTTATTCAGCTCATCGGCCAGTAGCAGTTGCTGCAGGGgaatttctttataaaaa GCTTTTCAGCCGCAGAGATGCTGAAGATGATGGAATACTGAAAAGGAGGGGAAGACAAAGTCCAAATGCTAATCTTGTGAAGACattagtgtttttctttttggaaagtGAA TTGCACGAACATGCTGCTTATCTTGTGGACAGCATGTGGGACTGTGCTACAGACCTCTTGAAGGACTGGGAATGTATGAACAGTCTTCTGCTGGAGGAGCCTCTCAATGGAGAAGAAC CTTTAACGGACAGACAGGAAAGCGCACTGATTGAAATAATGCTGTGTACAATTCGGCAAGCGGCTGAATGTCATCCTCCTGTGGGAAGAGGAACAGGGAAAAGG GTGCTGacagcaaaggagaagaaaacccAGTTGGATGACAGGACAAAAATCACTGAGCTTTTTGCGGTGGCGCTTCCTCAGTTGCTAGCAAAG TATTCTGTAGATGCAGAAAAAGTCACCAACTTACTGCAGTTGCCACAGTACTTTGATTTGGAAATTTATACAACAGGGCGATTAGAAAAG CATTTGGATGCCTTACTGCGACAAATCCGGGATATTGTGGAGAAGCACACAGATATAGATGTTTTGGAAGCCTGTTCAAAAACCTACCACGCTCTCTGTAATGAAGAATTCACAATCTTTAACAGAGTTGACATTGCAAGAAGTCAGTTAATAGATGAATTGGCAGACAAGTTTAATCGACTTCTTGAGGACTTTCTGCAAGAG GGGGAGGAACCTGATGAAGATGATGCATATCAAGTCTTGTCAACACTGAAGAGAATCACTGCTTTTCACAA TGCTCATGACCTATCAAGATGGGACTTGTTTGGCTGCAACTACAAGTTATTGAAAACTGGCATTGAAAATGGAGACATGCCAGAACAG ATTGTTATTCATGCACTGCAGTGTACTCATTATGTAATCCTTTGGCAGCTAGCAAAAGTTACTGAAAGCAGTTCCACAAAG GAGGATCTTCTACGTCTAAAGAAACAGATGAGAGTGTTCTGTCAAATCTGTCAACACTACCTGACCAATGTAAACACTGCTGTTAAGGAACAG gCTTTCACAATTCTGTGTGATGTGCTGATGATCTTCAGCCATCAGATTATGACAGGAGGACGTGACATGTTGGAGCCACTTGTTTACACTCCTGATTCTTCCTTGCAATCTGAACtactcagttttattttagatCATGTCTTCATTGATCAGgatgatgataataatagtGCAG ATGGACAGCAGGATGATGAAGCCAGCAAAATTGAAGCATTGCACAAAAGAAGAAACCTACTTGCAGCTTTCTGTAAGCTCATTGTATATACTGTGGTGGAAATGAACACAGCTGCAGACATTTTCAAGCAATATATGAAG tATTACAATGACTATGGTGATATTATTAAAGAAACGATGAGTAAAACAAGACAGATAGACAAAATCCAGTGTGCTAAAACACTTATTCTTAGTTTGCAGCAG CTCTTCAATGAAATGATTCAAGAAAATGGTTATAATTTTGACAGATCATCACCAACATTCAGTGGCATAAAGGAACTTGCTCGACGTTTTGCTTTAACATTTGGATTGGATCAGTTGAAAACAAGAGAAGCTATTGCTATGTTACACAA gGATGGCATAGAATTTGCTTTTAAGGAGCCTAATCCACAAGGTGAGAGCCACCCACCATTAAATTTGGCATTTCTTGATATTCTCAGTGAGTTCTCCTCGAAACTTCTCAGACAAGACAAAAGAACAGT GTATGTTTACTTGGAGAAGTTCATGACCTTTCAGATGTCTCTACGAAGAGAAGATGTGTGGCTTCCTCTCATGTCCTACCGAAACTCTCTATTAGCTGGTGGGGATGATGATACCATGTCAGTGATTAGTGGAATCAGTAGTCGAGGATCTACAGTAAGAAATAAGAAGACAAAGCCAGCAACAGGCAAGCGGAAAGTACCCGAAG ctgaagaaagcagcagtaGTGACAGTATGTGGCTGAACAGGGAGCAGTCAATGCACACACCAGTCATGATGCAGACACCTCAGCTCACCTCCACGATAATGAGGGAGCCCAAGAGATTGCGACCTGACGAGAATTACATGGGTGTCTATCCTATGCAGCCCGAGCACCACCAACCGCCGCTCGACTACAA CACGCAAGTAACGTGGATGTTGGCTCAAAGGCAACAGGAAGAAGCCGCGCGGCAACAACAGGAGAGGGCAGCGATGAACTACGTCAAGCTGAGAAGCAACTTGCAACACGCCAT tcGACGTGGCACAAGTCTAATGGAAGATGATGAAGAGCCAATTGTTGAAGATGTGATGATGTCATCAGAAGGGCGGATTGAAGATCTTAATGAAGGCATGGATTTTGACACCATGGACATAGACCTA CCACCATCAAagaacaggagagaaagaaCGGAACTAAAACCAGATTTCTTTGACCCCGCTTCAATCATGGATGAATCG
- the STAG2 gene encoding cohesin subunit SA-2 isoform X2, with product MIAAPEIPTDFTLLQESETHFSSDTDFEDIEGKNQKQGKGKTCKKGKKGPAEKGKSGNGGGKPGGPNRMNGHHQQNGVENMMLFEVVKMGKSAMQSVVDDWIESYKHDRDIALLDLINFFIQCSGCKGVVTAEMFRHMQNSEIIRKMTEEFDEDSGDYPLTMAGPQWKKFKSSFCEFIGVLVRQCQYSIIYDEYMMDTVISLLTGLSDSQVRAFRHTSTLAAMKLMTALVNVALNLSINMDNTQRQYEAERNKIIGKRANDRLELLLQKRKELQENQDEIENMMNAIFKGVFVHRYRDAIAEIRAICIEEIGIWMKMYSDAFLNDSYLKYVGWTMHDKQGEVRLKCLTALQGLYYNKELNSKLELFTSRFKDRIVSMTLDKEYDVAVQAIKLLTLVLQSSEEVLTAEDCENVYHLVYSAHRPVAVAAGEFLYKKLFSRRDAEDDGILKRRGRQSPNANLVKTLVFFFLESELHEHAAYLVDSMWDCATDLLKDWECMNSLLLEEPLNGEEPLTDRQESALIEIMLCTIRQAAECHPPVGRGTGKRVLTAKEKKTQLDDRTKITELFAVALPQLLAKYSVDAEKVTNLLQLPQYFDLEIYTTGRLEKHLDALLRQIRDIVEKHTDIDVLEACSKTYHALCNEEFTIFNRVDIARSQLIDELADKFNRLLEDFLQEGEEPDEDDAYQVLSTLKRITAFHNAHDLSRWDLFGCNYKLLKTGIENGDMPEQIVIHALQCTHYVILWQLAKVTESSSTKEDLLRLKKQMRVFCQICQHYLTNVNTAVKEQAFTILCDVLMIFSHQIMTGGRDMLEPLVYTPDSSLQSELLSFILDHVFIDQDDDNNSADGQQDDEASKIEALHKRRNLLAAFCKLIVYTVVEMNTAADIFKQYMKYYNDYGDIIKETMSKTRQIDKIQCAKTLILSLQQLFNEMIQENGYNFDRSSPTFSGIKELARRFALTFGLDQLKTREAIAMLHKDGIEFAFKEPNPQGESHPPLNLAFLDILSEFSSKLLRQDKRTVYVYLEKFMTFQMSLRREDVWLPLMSYRNSLLAGGDDDTMSVISGISSRGSTVRNKKTKPATGKRKVPEAEESSSSDSMWLNREQSMHTPVMMQTPQLTSTIMREPKRLRPDENYMGVYPMQPEHHQPPLDYNTQVTWMLAQRQQEEAARQQQERAAMNYVKLRSNLQHAIRRGTSLMEDDEEPIVEDVMMSSEGRIEDLNEGMDFDTMDIDLPPSKNRRERTELKPDFFDPASIMDESLSSSNTS from the exons ACctgtaaaaaaggaaaaaaaggaccagcagagaaggggaaaagtgGAAACGGAGGAGGGAAACCTGGTGGTCCAAATCGGATGAATGGACATCACCAACAGAATGGTGTGGAAAACATGATGCTCTTTGAAGTAGTTAAAATGGGCAAGAGTGCTATGCAG tctgtAGTGGATGACTGGATAGAGTCATACAAACATGACAGAGATATAGCACTTCTTGATCTCATTAACTTCTTTATTCAGTGTTCAGGCTGCAAAG GAGTTGTCACAGCAGAGATGTTCCGACATATGCAGAATTCTGAAATAATCCGAAAAATGACTGAAGAATTTGATGAG GATAGTGGAGATTATCCACTAACTATGGCTGGCCCCCAGTGGAAGAAGTTCAAATCCAGTTTTTGTGAGTTCATTGGAGTACTCGTCCGACAATGTCAATATAGCATCATATATGATGAATATATGATGGATACTGTCATTTCACTGCTTACGGGGCTGTCAGACTCACAAGTCAGAGCGTTTCGGCACACTAGCACACTGGCAG CCATGAAACTGATGACTGCTTTAGTGAATGTGGCATTAAATCTAAGTATTAACATGGACAACACACAGCGGCAGTATGAAGCAGAACGAAATAAAATAATTGGGAAACGAGCTAATGATAGGCTGGAACTCTTActacagaagagaaaggag CTTCAAGAAAATCAGgatgaaatagaaaacatgATGAATGCAATATTTAAAGGTGTTTTTGTGCATAGATACCG AGATGCAATTGCTGAAATAAGAGCCATCTGCATTGAGGAGATTGGAATATGGATGAAAATGTATAGTGATGCCTTTCTCAATGACAGCTACTTAAAATACGTGGGATGGACTATGCATGACAAG caaGGAGAAGTAAGACTCAAATGCCTAACTGCGTTGCAAGGGCTTTACTATAATAAGGAGCTTAATTCCAAATTGGAGCTCTTCACCAGTCGGTTCAAG GACAGAATTGTGTCTATGACTCTTGACAAAGAATATGATGTTGCAGTCCAAGCAATAAAATTACTCACTCTTGTTTTACA GAGTAGTGAAGAAGTTCTGACTGCAGAAGACTGTGAAAATGTCTACCACCTGGTTTATTCAGCTCATCGGCCAGTAGCAGTTGCTGCAGGGgaatttctttataaaaa GCTTTTCAGCCGCAGAGATGCTGAAGATGATGGAATACTGAAAAGGAGGGGAAGACAAAGTCCAAATGCTAATCTTGTGAAGACattagtgtttttctttttggaaagtGAA TTGCACGAACATGCTGCTTATCTTGTGGACAGCATGTGGGACTGTGCTACAGACCTCTTGAAGGACTGGGAATGTATGAACAGTCTTCTGCTGGAGGAGCCTCTCAATGGAGAAGAAC CTTTAACGGACAGACAGGAAAGCGCACTGATTGAAATAATGCTGTGTACAATTCGGCAAGCGGCTGAATGTCATCCTCCTGTGGGAAGAGGAACAGGGAAAAGG GTGCTGacagcaaaggagaagaaaacccAGTTGGATGACAGGACAAAAATCACTGAGCTTTTTGCGGTGGCGCTTCCTCAGTTGCTAGCAAAG TATTCTGTAGATGCAGAAAAAGTCACCAACTTACTGCAGTTGCCACAGTACTTTGATTTGGAAATTTATACAACAGGGCGATTAGAAAAG CATTTGGATGCCTTACTGCGACAAATCCGGGATATTGTGGAGAAGCACACAGATATAGATGTTTTGGAAGCCTGTTCAAAAACCTACCACGCTCTCTGTAATGAAGAATTCACAATCTTTAACAGAGTTGACATTGCAAGAAGTCAGTTAATAGATGAATTGGCAGACAAGTTTAATCGACTTCTTGAGGACTTTCTGCAAGAG GGGGAGGAACCTGATGAAGATGATGCATATCAAGTCTTGTCAACACTGAAGAGAATCACTGCTTTTCACAA TGCTCATGACCTATCAAGATGGGACTTGTTTGGCTGCAACTACAAGTTATTGAAAACTGGCATTGAAAATGGAGACATGCCAGAACAG ATTGTTATTCATGCACTGCAGTGTACTCATTATGTAATCCTTTGGCAGCTAGCAAAAGTTACTGAAAGCAGTTCCACAAAG GAGGATCTTCTACGTCTAAAGAAACAGATGAGAGTGTTCTGTCAAATCTGTCAACACTACCTGACCAATGTAAACACTGCTGTTAAGGAACAG gCTTTCACAATTCTGTGTGATGTGCTGATGATCTTCAGCCATCAGATTATGACAGGAGGACGTGACATGTTGGAGCCACTTGTTTACACTCCTGATTCTTCCTTGCAATCTGAACtactcagttttattttagatCATGTCTTCATTGATCAGgatgatgataataatagtGCAG ATGGACAGCAGGATGATGAAGCCAGCAAAATTGAAGCATTGCACAAAAGAAGAAACCTACTTGCAGCTTTCTGTAAGCTCATTGTATATACTGTGGTGGAAATGAACACAGCTGCAGACATTTTCAAGCAATATATGAAG tATTACAATGACTATGGTGATATTATTAAAGAAACGATGAGTAAAACAAGACAGATAGACAAAATCCAGTGTGCTAAAACACTTATTCTTAGTTTGCAGCAG CTCTTCAATGAAATGATTCAAGAAAATGGTTATAATTTTGACAGATCATCACCAACATTCAGTGGCATAAAGGAACTTGCTCGACGTTTTGCTTTAACATTTGGATTGGATCAGTTGAAAACAAGAGAAGCTATTGCTATGTTACACAA gGATGGCATAGAATTTGCTTTTAAGGAGCCTAATCCACAAGGTGAGAGCCACCCACCATTAAATTTGGCATTTCTTGATATTCTCAGTGAGTTCTCCTCGAAACTTCTCAGACAAGACAAAAGAACAGT GTATGTTTACTTGGAGAAGTTCATGACCTTTCAGATGTCTCTACGAAGAGAAGATGTGTGGCTTCCTCTCATGTCCTACCGAAACTCTCTATTAGCTGGTGGGGATGATGATACCATGTCAGTGATTAGTGGAATCAGTAGTCGAGGATCTACAGTAAGAAATAAGAAGACAAAGCCAGCAACAGGCAAGCGGAAAGTACCCGAAG ctgaagaaagcagcagtaGTGACAGTATGTGGCTGAACAGGGAGCAGTCAATGCACACACCAGTCATGATGCAGACACCTCAGCTCACCTCCACGATAATGAGGGAGCCCAAGAGATTGCGACCTGACGAGAATTACATGGGTGTCTATCCTATGCAGCCCGAGCACCACCAACCGCCGCTCGACTACAA CACGCAAGTAACGTGGATGTTGGCTCAAAGGCAACAGGAAGAAGCCGCGCGGCAACAACAGGAGAGGGCAGCGATGAACTACGTCAAGCTGAGAAGCAACTTGCAACACGCCAT tcGACGTGGCACAAGTCTAATGGAAGATGATGAAGAGCCAATTGTTGAAGATGTGATGATGTCATCAGAAGGGCGGATTGAAGATCTTAATGAAGGCATGGATTTTGACACCATGGACATAGACCTA CCACCATCAAagaacaggagagaaagaaCGGAACTAAAACCAGATTTCTTTGACCCCGCTTCAATCATGGATGAATCG CTTTCCAGCTCTAACACTAGTTGA
- the STAG2 gene encoding cohesin subunit SA-2 isoform X4, translating to MIAAPEIPTDFTLLQESETHFSSDTDFEDIEGKNQKQGKGKTCKKGKKGPAEKGKSGNGGGKPGGPNRMNGHHQQNGVENMMLFEVVKMGKSAMQSVVDDWIESYKHDRDIALLDLINFFIQCSGCKGVVTAEMFRHMQNSEIIRKMTEEFDEDSGDYPLTMAGPQWKKFKSSFCEFIGVLVRQCQYSIIYDEYMMDTVISLLTGLSDSQVRAFRHTSTLAAMKLMTALVNVALNLSINMDNTQRQYEAERNKIIGKRANDRLELLLQKRKELQENQDEIENMMNAIFKGVFVHRYRDAIAEIRAICIEEIGIWMKMYSDAFLNDSYLKYVGWTMHDKQGEVRLKCLTALQGLYYNKELNSKLELFTSRFKDRIVSMTLDKEYDVAVQAIKLLTLVLQSSEEVLTAEDCENVYHLVYSAHRPVAVAAGEFLYKKLFSRRDAEDDGILKRRGRQSPNANLVKTLVFFFLESELHEHAAYLVDSMWDCATDLLKDWECMNSLLLEEPLNGEEPLTDRQESALIEIMLCTIRQAAECHPPVGRGTGKRVLTAKEKKTQLDDRTKITELFAVALPQLLAKYSVDAEKVTNLLQLPQYFDLEIYTTGRLEKHLDALLRQIRDIVEKHTDIDVLEACSKTYHALCNEEFTIFNRVDIARSQLIDELADKFNRLLEDFLQEGEEPDEDDAYQVLSTLKRITAFHNAHDLSRWDLFGCNYKLLKTGIENGDMPEQIVIHALQCTHYVILWQLAKVTESSSTKEDLLRLKKQMRVFCQICQHYLTNVNTAVKEQAFTILCDVLMIFSHQIMTGGRDMLEPLVYTPDSSLQSELLSFILDHVFIDQDDDNNSADGQQDDEASKIEALHKRRNLLAAFCKLIVYTVVEMNTAADIFKQYMKYYNDYGDIIKETMSKTRQIDKIQCAKTLILSLQQLFNEMIQENGYNFDRSSPTFSGIKELARRFALTFGLDQLKTREAIAMLHKDGIEFAFKEPNPQGESHPPLNLAFLDILSEFSSKLLRQDKRTVYVYLEKFMTFQMSLRREDVWLPLMSYRNSLLAGGDDDTMSVISGISSRGSTVRNKKTKPATGKRKVPEAEESSSSDSMWLNREQSMHTPVMMQTPQLTSTIMREPKRLRPDENYMGVYPMQPEHHQPPLDYKQQEEAARQQQERAAMNYVKLRSNLQHAIRRGTSLMEDDEEPIVEDVMMSSEGRIEDLNEGMDFDTMDIDLPPSKNRRERTELKPDFFDPASIMDESVLGVSMF from the exons ACctgtaaaaaaggaaaaaaaggaccagcagagaaggggaaaagtgGAAACGGAGGAGGGAAACCTGGTGGTCCAAATCGGATGAATGGACATCACCAACAGAATGGTGTGGAAAACATGATGCTCTTTGAAGTAGTTAAAATGGGCAAGAGTGCTATGCAG tctgtAGTGGATGACTGGATAGAGTCATACAAACATGACAGAGATATAGCACTTCTTGATCTCATTAACTTCTTTATTCAGTGTTCAGGCTGCAAAG GAGTTGTCACAGCAGAGATGTTCCGACATATGCAGAATTCTGAAATAATCCGAAAAATGACTGAAGAATTTGATGAG GATAGTGGAGATTATCCACTAACTATGGCTGGCCCCCAGTGGAAGAAGTTCAAATCCAGTTTTTGTGAGTTCATTGGAGTACTCGTCCGACAATGTCAATATAGCATCATATATGATGAATATATGATGGATACTGTCATTTCACTGCTTACGGGGCTGTCAGACTCACAAGTCAGAGCGTTTCGGCACACTAGCACACTGGCAG CCATGAAACTGATGACTGCTTTAGTGAATGTGGCATTAAATCTAAGTATTAACATGGACAACACACAGCGGCAGTATGAAGCAGAACGAAATAAAATAATTGGGAAACGAGCTAATGATAGGCTGGAACTCTTActacagaagagaaaggag CTTCAAGAAAATCAGgatgaaatagaaaacatgATGAATGCAATATTTAAAGGTGTTTTTGTGCATAGATACCG AGATGCAATTGCTGAAATAAGAGCCATCTGCATTGAGGAGATTGGAATATGGATGAAAATGTATAGTGATGCCTTTCTCAATGACAGCTACTTAAAATACGTGGGATGGACTATGCATGACAAG caaGGAGAAGTAAGACTCAAATGCCTAACTGCGTTGCAAGGGCTTTACTATAATAAGGAGCTTAATTCCAAATTGGAGCTCTTCACCAGTCGGTTCAAG GACAGAATTGTGTCTATGACTCTTGACAAAGAATATGATGTTGCAGTCCAAGCAATAAAATTACTCACTCTTGTTTTACA GAGTAGTGAAGAAGTTCTGACTGCAGAAGACTGTGAAAATGTCTACCACCTGGTTTATTCAGCTCATCGGCCAGTAGCAGTTGCTGCAGGGgaatttctttataaaaa GCTTTTCAGCCGCAGAGATGCTGAAGATGATGGAATACTGAAAAGGAGGGGAAGACAAAGTCCAAATGCTAATCTTGTGAAGACattagtgtttttctttttggaaagtGAA TTGCACGAACATGCTGCTTATCTTGTGGACAGCATGTGGGACTGTGCTACAGACCTCTTGAAGGACTGGGAATGTATGAACAGTCTTCTGCTGGAGGAGCCTCTCAATGGAGAAGAAC CTTTAACGGACAGACAGGAAAGCGCACTGATTGAAATAATGCTGTGTACAATTCGGCAAGCGGCTGAATGTCATCCTCCTGTGGGAAGAGGAACAGGGAAAAGG GTGCTGacagcaaaggagaagaaaacccAGTTGGATGACAGGACAAAAATCACTGAGCTTTTTGCGGTGGCGCTTCCTCAGTTGCTAGCAAAG TATTCTGTAGATGCAGAAAAAGTCACCAACTTACTGCAGTTGCCACAGTACTTTGATTTGGAAATTTATACAACAGGGCGATTAGAAAAG CATTTGGATGCCTTACTGCGACAAATCCGGGATATTGTGGAGAAGCACACAGATATAGATGTTTTGGAAGCCTGTTCAAAAACCTACCACGCTCTCTGTAATGAAGAATTCACAATCTTTAACAGAGTTGACATTGCAAGAAGTCAGTTAATAGATGAATTGGCAGACAAGTTTAATCGACTTCTTGAGGACTTTCTGCAAGAG GGGGAGGAACCTGATGAAGATGATGCATATCAAGTCTTGTCAACACTGAAGAGAATCACTGCTTTTCACAA TGCTCATGACCTATCAAGATGGGACTTGTTTGGCTGCAACTACAAGTTATTGAAAACTGGCATTGAAAATGGAGACATGCCAGAACAG ATTGTTATTCATGCACTGCAGTGTACTCATTATGTAATCCTTTGGCAGCTAGCAAAAGTTACTGAAAGCAGTTCCACAAAG GAGGATCTTCTACGTCTAAAGAAACAGATGAGAGTGTTCTGTCAAATCTGTCAACACTACCTGACCAATGTAAACACTGCTGTTAAGGAACAG gCTTTCACAATTCTGTGTGATGTGCTGATGATCTTCAGCCATCAGATTATGACAGGAGGACGTGACATGTTGGAGCCACTTGTTTACACTCCTGATTCTTCCTTGCAATCTGAACtactcagttttattttagatCATGTCTTCATTGATCAGgatgatgataataatagtGCAG ATGGACAGCAGGATGATGAAGCCAGCAAAATTGAAGCATTGCACAAAAGAAGAAACCTACTTGCAGCTTTCTGTAAGCTCATTGTATATACTGTGGTGGAAATGAACACAGCTGCAGACATTTTCAAGCAATATATGAAG tATTACAATGACTATGGTGATATTATTAAAGAAACGATGAGTAAAACAAGACAGATAGACAAAATCCAGTGTGCTAAAACACTTATTCTTAGTTTGCAGCAG CTCTTCAATGAAATGATTCAAGAAAATGGTTATAATTTTGACAGATCATCACCAACATTCAGTGGCATAAAGGAACTTGCTCGACGTTTTGCTTTAACATTTGGATTGGATCAGTTGAAAACAAGAGAAGCTATTGCTATGTTACACAA gGATGGCATAGAATTTGCTTTTAAGGAGCCTAATCCACAAGGTGAGAGCCACCCACCATTAAATTTGGCATTTCTTGATATTCTCAGTGAGTTCTCCTCGAAACTTCTCAGACAAGACAAAAGAACAGT GTATGTTTACTTGGAGAAGTTCATGACCTTTCAGATGTCTCTACGAAGAGAAGATGTGTGGCTTCCTCTCATGTCCTACCGAAACTCTCTATTAGCTGGTGGGGATGATGATACCATGTCAGTGATTAGTGGAATCAGTAGTCGAGGATCTACAGTAAGAAATAAGAAGACAAAGCCAGCAACAGGCAAGCGGAAAGTACCCGAAG ctgaagaaagcagcagtaGTGACAGTATGTGGCTGAACAGGGAGCAGTCAATGCACACACCAGTCATGATGCAGACACCTCAGCTCACCTCCACGATAATGAGGGAGCCCAAGAGATTGCGACCTGACGAGAATTACATGGGTGTCTATCCTATGCAGCCCGAGCACCACCAACCGCCGCTCGACTACAA GCAACAGGAAGAAGCCGCGCGGCAACAACAGGAGAGGGCAGCGATGAACTACGTCAAGCTGAGAAGCAACTTGCAACACGCCAT tcGACGTGGCACAAGTCTAATGGAAGATGATGAAGAGCCAATTGTTGAAGATGTGATGATGTCATCAGAAGGGCGGATTGAAGATCTTAATGAAGGCATGGATTTTGACACCATGGACATAGACCTA CCACCATCAAagaacaggagagaaagaaCGGAACTAAAACCAGATTTCTTTGACCCCGCTTCAATCATGGATGAATCG